Part of the Micromonospora rhizosphaerae genome is shown below.
CCGCGTTCCTCTCCCAGGAGCTGGCCGAACTCCCCGGCCACCTGCGCGTCCTCGAAGCCGTCGAGGAGGTCGCCCGCCGGGTGCAGCTCGGCGACCGGGAGATCTCCGCCGCCCAGCTCGCCGAGATCTTCGGCTTCGACGACCGCCGGCTCTGGACCCCGGTCAGCGACCTCTCCGGCGGCGAGCGGCGCCGCCTCCAGATGCTCCGGCTGCTCGCCGGTGAGCCGAACGTGCTCCTCCTCGACGAGCCCACCAACGACCTGGACACCGACACCCTCGCCGCGCTCGAGGACCTGCTCGACTCCTGGCCCGGCACGATCATCGTGGCCAGCCACGACCGGTACCTCATCGAACGGGTCACCGACTCGGTGTACGGGGTGTTCGGCGACGGACGGCTGGTGCACCTGCCCGGCGGGGTCGACGAGTACCTGGCGCAGGCCGCCGCCGACCGGCCCGGCGCGGCGCGCGGCGAGGCCGCGCCCGCCGCAGCGTCGGCGACCGCCACGCCGGCGGGGATGTCCGCCGCCGAGGTCCGGGTCGCGAAGAAGGAGCTCGCCAAGCTGGAACGGCAGATCGGCAAGCTGGAGCAGAAGGAGGCCACCCTGCTCGACCAGCTCGCCGCGCACGCCACCGACTACGCCAAGGTCGCCGAGCTCGACGCTCAGCTCAAGGAGCTGCGGGCCGAGCGGGAGCGGACCGAGGAGACCTGGCTCACTCTCGCCGAGGAGCTGCCGACGGGCTGACCTCGCCACGGGTGGGGGTGTGCGGCGTCACAGCCCGGCATGCGGGACAATCGCGGGCGACCCCTCACCCGAACGGTCTTGGAGACTCAGACATGGCCCACACCCCCGTCAACCACCCCGCGCGGCCGATCTACCGGGCGATCGGCGGGCTCATTGGTCTGTACTTCGTGGTCTTCGGCGTGCTCGGCAGCATCGGGAGCGCCGGCAACGACTTCCTCGCCCAGGACGACACCAAGATCCTCGGCCAGGGCACGAACCTCGGCTACTCGCTGTTCGCCGTCCTGCTCGGGATCGTGATCCTGGCCGGCATCACCATCGGCCGCAATCTCGACGTGGCGATCAACCAGTTCCTGGCGTACGCGCTGATCGTCCTCGGCCTGGCCGAGCTGGCCTTCATGCGGACCGACGCGAACATCTTCAACTTCAGCATCGCCACGGACATCGTGCTCCTGGTCCTCGCCCTGGTGCTGCTGATGGTCGGCATGTACGGCAAGGTCGGCACCGACAAGGAGCAGGAGGCCTTCGAGAAGGCCCGGCTCGTCCTCTGACCTCTGATCGCGCTCTGGCCCGGCTGATTGCCGGGCCTTCGGCGTTTTGGGGACAACGTCGTCCGGGTCAAGTGACAATGTGGCGAAATCGGTCCTTTGGACGGAGAAGCTCATGCCGCACTTTCCGGTGAACCACCCCGCGCGCCCGTTCTACCGGGTCCTCTCCGGACTCATCGGGCTCTACATCCTGGTCTTCGGCGTGTATGGGACGTTCCTGACCTGGGGCGACGGGCTCTTCGCGCGGGACGGAGACTGGGTGCTCGGGCTCCGCACCAACCTGGCGTTCTCGCTGGTCTCCGTGGTGTTCGGCGCCTTCCTGCTGATCGGGGCGACCCGGCGCACCAACCTCGGCCACTACATGAACCTGACCGCCGGGGGCGTCTTCCTGCTCACCGCCATCCTGATGATGGCCGTGCTGCAGACCACGGCGAACTTCCTCAACTTCTCGATGTCGACCGTCATCGTGTCGATGCTGTTCGGGCTGATCCTGCTGGGCACCGGCCTGTACGACAAGGTCGGCCCGCCCGAGCACGCCGAGGACGAGCGGCGCCACCGTAACCACACCATCTCCGAGGCCGGCACCCGCTGACCCAGCCGGACCCCGTCGGTCAGCCCGGCTTGCGGACCGTGATCAGGCCCGGCTTCGCCTCCAGGTGCGACAACCCGTTCCAGGCCAGGTTGACCAGGTGGGCGGCGACCGTCTCCTTGCGCGGCTTGCGCACCTCCAGCCACCAGCGCCCGGTCAACGCCACCATGCCGACCAGCGCCTGCGAGTAGAGCTCGGCCAGCTTCGGGTCGTACCCCCGGCTGGAGAACTCCGCCCCCAGGATGTGCTCCACCTGGTGCGCGACGTCGTTCATCACGCTGCTGAAGTTGCCCGTCGCCGACATCAGCGGCGACTCCCGGACCAGCACCCGGAACCCGCTGGTCTCCTCCTCGATGTAGGTCAGCAGGGTCAACGCCGCCTGCTCCAGCAGCTCGCGGGGATGCCCGGCGGTCAACGCCGTGGTAATCCGGTCCAGCAGCGAGCGGACCTCCCGGTCCACCACCACGGCGTAGAGCCCCTCCTTGCCGCCGAAGTGCTCGTAGACCACCGGCTTGGAGACCTTGGCCCGGGCGGCCACCTCCTCGATCGAGGTGGCGTCGAAGCCGCGCTCGGCGAAGATCTGCCGGGCGATCGAGATCAGCTGCTCGCGGCGCTGCGTCGCGGACATCCGTACCCGCGAGGACGGCTTGGCCGCCGCGACCGCCCGCCGCCGGGCGGTGCTGGCGTCGTTGCCGTCGGTCATCTCGTCACCTCGCTGGTGGTCGGTGACGCCCTGCCGTGGGATGTGCTTGCTCACGTCGTCACCTCACCGGCACAGCCGCACCGTCCGACCGTACCGGCGTGGCGCCGGGAGGCGGTGCCCCCGAGCCGTCCGATGCTTCCGCTCCGCTCGGTCACCCGGCCATCCTGCCAGGCGACCGCGGGTGACACTGACCGGTTTACCGCTCCGCGACCGGCTTCACCAACTTGGCCGTGATCCGTTCCGGCTTCGGCCAGCGCACCGCCCAGGCCGCGCCGATCTTCTCGAAGAGCCAGATCACCCGGGCGGAGATGTCGATCTGCCCGCGCAGCACCCCGTGCCGGGCGCTGGTCGGCTCGGCGTGGTGCAGGTTGTGCCAGCTCTCCCCGAACGACAGGACGGCCAGCGGCCAGAAGTTCGACGCCCGGTCGCCCTGGCGGACCGCGAACGGGCGCTCTCCGTAGACGTGGCACACCGAGTTGATCGACCAGGTCACGTGGTGCAGCAGCGCGATCCGGACCAGGCCGCCCCAGAAGAGCGCGGTCAGCGCGCCCTGCCAGGACCAGGTCAGCAGCCCGCCCATCAGCGCCGGCCCGAGCACCGAGGTGACCACCAGCAGCGGAAAGAGCCGGTCGACCCGACGGGTGGCCGGATCGGCGAGCAGGTCCGGGGCGAACCGCTCGCGGTTGGAGAGCTCTCGGTTGAAGAGCCAGCCGACGTGGGCGTGGAACAGACCGCGGGCCAGCCCCCCGACACTCTCGCCGAACCGCCACGGCGAGTGTGGATCGCCCTCCTGGTCGGAGAAGGCGTGGTGCCGGCGGTGGTCGGCCACCCACTGGATGATCTCGCCCTGCACCGCGAACGAGCCGGCCACCGCCAGCACCACCCGCAGCCACGGCTTCGCCTTGAAGGAGCCGTGGGTGAAGTAGCGGTGGTAGCCGACGGTGATGCCGAGCCCGGACAGCACGTACCAGAAGCCGGCGATGATGATGTCCGTCCAGCCCAGCCAACCGCCCCAGGCGACCGGGACGGCGGCGAGCAGGGCGAGGAACGGAATCACGACGAACGCCCAGAGGGCGATCAAGATGCCCCGGGACTGCTGGCCCTGGGTCAGCGGCTTGGGTCCGGCGGCGTTCGGGTCGGTGAGGGCGGTCGACATGGCATCTCCCAGCGGGACGCAGTTACGCCTACGTCACCGTAACTTAGGGATGCGGAGATCGCATGGGACAGTTCCGATCGTGGATGGACGAGGCTGTCGTACGGGCGTTCTAACCTGCTGGCCGTGACCGATTCCCTTGCCGCCTCCGACGTTCCTCCCGACGGCGTCCGCCGTTACCGAGGGCGCAAGCCGGACCTGTACGAGAAGGCTCTCGCCTTGCGCCGAGAGGGTCGCCCAGTTGGGGAGATTGCCGAGCGCGTCGGGGTATCGAAGTCGACGGCCTACCTGTGGACGCGACATCTGCCGTTGGATCCGGAACTTGTCCGGGAGCGGCGGCGGTCCCATTCGCGGGCCATGACCGATGCGCAGTGGAGCGCGCACCGTGCCGCCCGCGACGCCGCCCGGGCCGCCACCGTCGCTGCCACGGCCGCATGGGTCCGCCGGCTCCGCTATCGGGAGCTCGTGCTGTTGGGTGCGGCGATCTACTGGTGCGAAGGGGGCAAGGCCAAGCCCTGGCGCCCGCACGACTGCCGGGTCAAGTTCATCAACAGCGACCCGCTGCTGGTGACCCTCTTTCTGCGCTTCCTCGACGCGCTCGGAGTTCCGCGCGCGGCGCTGCGATTCCGGGTGAGCATCCACGAGAGCGCCGACGTGCCAGAGGCGGTGCGCTGGTGGGCTGAGCTGGTCGGCGTGCCGCCGGAGCAGTTTCAGCGGACCTCGCTGAAGAGGCATCGGCCGGTGACCACGCGACAGAACGTCGGTCAGGACTATCACGGCTGCCTAACCGTCGACGTCCTCCGGTCGAGCCGGCTCTACTGGAAGATCGAAGGGATCATGAAGGGAATGGCCGATGAGGACCGACGTCGGGAACGGTAAAGTGTAGGCAACCGCCGAGCGGGTGTCTTTTGCCCGTTTTCGACCGTCCCGGGTCGTCTAATGGCAGGACGTCAGGTTTTGGTCCTGATTATAGGGGTTCGAATCCTCTCCCGGGAGCTTCTGCTGTTTGCCTGCGGCCGCGTGGTTAGCATGACGGCGAGACTGTCGCCGTCCCGACGGGAGCCACGTCGTGTCCCAGCCCCACCCCCGCACCGTTGTCGTGCTCGCCGCCGGTGAGGGCAAGCGGATGAAGTCGGCCCTGCCCAAGGTGCTGCACCCGCTGCTCGGTCGTACCCTCCTGGGCCACGTGCTGGCCGCGGCCGCGCCGCTGCGCGCGGACCGCACTGTGGTGGTGGTCGGCCACGGCGCCGAGCAGGTCCGGGCCCACCTGGACGAGATCGCCCCGGACGCCACCCCGGTGCTCCAGGCCCAGCAGCTCGGCACCGGCCACGCGGTGCGGATCGCGCTGGACGCCGCACCGAACGCCACCGGCACCGTCGTGGTGATCAACGGGGACGTGCCGCTGCTGCGGTCCGAGACCGTCGCCGCGCTCGTCGAGGCGCACGAGCACGCGGGCACGGCGGCGACCGTGCTCGCCGCCGAGGTGCCCGACCCGACCGGCCTCGGCCGGATCGTGCGGGACTCCGCCGGGCGGCTGGAGCGGATCGTCGAGGAGCGCGACGCCACTCCCGATCAGCGGGCGCTGCGGGAGATCAACGCCGGCATCTACGCGTTCGACGCGGCGCGGCTGCGCGAGGCGCTGGGCAAGCTCTCCACGGACAACGAGCAGGGTGAGGAGTACCTCACCGACGTCTTCCGGCTGCTCAACGACGCGGGCGAGCCGGTGGCCGTGCACGTCGCCGCCGATTACGTGGAGACCCTGGGCTGCAACGACCGGGTGGAGCTGGCGGCGCTGCGCCGGCTGCTGCGCGACCGGGTCAACGAGGGCTGGATGCGGACCGGGGTGAGCATCCTCGACCCGCAGACCACCTGGATCGACGTGACGGTGGCGGTCGAGCGGGACGCGGTGATCGACCAGAACACCCAGCTGCGCGGGGCGACCGTGGTCGGCGCCGAGGCGGTCGTCGGGCCGGACGTGACGCTGATCGACACGGTGGTCGGCCCGGCCGCGACCGTGCTGCGCAGCCACGCGGTGAACGCCGAGGTCGGCGCCGGCGCCAGCGTCGGCCCGTACGCCTACCTGCGGCCGGCCGCGCGACTCGCCGAGAAGTCCAAGGTCGGCACGTTCGTCGAGGTGAAGAACTCCGAGCTGGGGGCGGGTGCCAAGGTGCCCCACCTGTCGTACGTGGGTGACGCGACGATCGGCGCGAAGGCGAACATCGGCGCCGCGACGATCTTCGTGAACTACGACGGGGTGAACAAGCACCACACGACCGTCGGTGAGGCGGCCTTCATCGGCTGCGACACCAGCCTGATCGCCCCCGTCGAGGTGGGCGCCGGGGCGTACGTGGCCGCCGGCAGCGCGATCACCCAGGACGTGCCGCCGGGCGCGCTCGGCGTGACCCGGGCCCCGCAGCGCAGCATCGACGGCTGGGTGGCCCGGAAGCGGGCCGGCACCGCCTCCGCGCAGGCGGCCGAGCGGGCACGGCAGGCCACCGAGGGTGCGTCGGGCGGGGCCGCTACCGCAAGGGAAGGTGAGCCACCGCACGGGAGCGCCGAGACGGCGGGACCGGCGTCCGGCTCGGGGGATACTGCAACTGAATAACCTCCGGCCCACCGCCGCCGGGACCACCGACAAACGGGAGCAGACGCGCCCATGGGCAGCATCGTCGCCGAAAACCGCAAGAGCCTGATGCTCTTCTCCGGACGTGGCTTTCCAGAGTTGGCCAAGGAGATCGGTGAGGTGCTCGGCGTCGCGCCGACGCCCACCTCCGCATACGAGTTCGCGAACGGCGAGCTGTTCGTGCGGTACAAGGACTCCGTTCGTGGCTCTGACGCCTTCGTCGTGCAGTCCGTCACGCACGGCGTGAACAAGTGGGTCATGGAGACCCTGATCATGATCGACGCGCTGAAGCGCGGCTCGGCGAAGCGGATCACCGTGGTCCTGCCGTACTACCCGTACTCGCGGCAGGACAAGAAGCACCGCGGCCGGGAGCCGATCTCGGCCCGGCTGGTGGCCGATCTGCTGAAGACCGCCGGCGCGAACCGGATCCTCACCGTCGACCTGCACACCGCGCAGATCCAGGGCTTCTTCAACGGCCCGGTGGATCACCTCTTCGCGATGGACACGCTGGCCGAGTACGTCGAGCACCGGTACGCGGGCCGGCCGATGACCGTGGTCGCCCCCGACTCGGGCCGGGTGCGGGTGGCCGAGCGCTGGACGGACCGGCTGGGCGGCTGCCCGCTGGCGTTCATCCACAAGACCCGTGACCCGATGAAGCCGAACCAGGTGGTGGCGAACCGGGTGGTCGGGGAGGTCGAGGGTCGGGTCTGCCTGGTCGTCGACGACATGATCGACACCGGTGGCACGATCACCAAGGCCGCCGACATCCTCAAGGAGGCCGGTGCGGCGGAGATCGTCGTCGCCGCCACCCACGCCCTGATGTCGGACCCGGCGACCGAGCGGCTGAAGAACAGCCCGATCAGCGAGGTTGTGGTGACCAACACCCTGCCGCTGCCGCCGGAGAAGCAGCTCGACAAGATCACCGTGCTGTCGATCGCGCCGCTGCTGGCCCGGGCGATCCGGGAGGTCTTCGACGACGGCTCGGTGACCACCCTCTTCGGCGGCCTGAGCTGACCTCCGCAGCACCCTGGGACGCTCGTTCCCGCCGGCCTGGGCGCCGGCGGGAACGGTGATCCGGGGACTGCCGGAAAGCTCGAATTCCCCTCGGGTAGACTGGTGCGGTTGCCACGGCGAGGGTGCCCGGCGGGCCGCTGAAAAGCACCGCACGGAGGCGCCGTTATCGACGCGGTGCTCCGGGCAGTCGTTCACGACGCATGACCCCAGCGAGCCCCTCGCCCCAGCACCGCCAGACGACAAGCCGCCGCAGCGAAGCATCAGGAGTTTCCCCGTGTCCGAGGTAAAGATCAGCGCCGAGCCCCGTACCGAGTTCGGCAAGGGTGGTGCCCGTCGTACCCGCCGGGCCGGCAAGGTGCCCGCCGTGCTGTACGGCCACGGCGAGAAGCCCAAGCACATCGCGCTCCCGGCGCGTGAGTTCGCCGCCGCGATCCGCAAGGGCGGCGCCAACCAGCTCTTCGCGATCGAGGTCAGCGACGGCACCCAGGTGCTGGCGCTGCCGAAGGCGATCCAGCGTGACCCGATCAAGGACACCTTCGAGCACGTCGACCTGCTGCTGGTCCGCCGCGGCGAGAAGGTCACCGTCGAGGTCCCGGTCGAGCTGACCGGCGAGCCCGTCCGGGACACCCTGATCGTGCACGACCACGACACCCTTTCGGTGACCGCCGACGCCGCCCGGGTGCCGGACCACCTGGAGGCCTCGATCGAGGGCGCGGTGCCGGGTGTCCAGGTCACCGCCGCCGACGTGAAGCTGCCGAGCGGCGTCGAGCTGGCCGCCGACCCGGAGCTGCCGGTCGCCACGGTCACCGCCGCGCCGACCGCCGAGCAGCTCGAGGCCACCCTCCCCGAGGTCGAGGAGGCCGCCGAGGAGGCCGAGGCCGAGGTCGGCGAGGAGACCACCGCCGAGGGTGCCGAGGCCGTTGCGGCCGAGGGCGAGGGGACCCCGACCGAGTCGACCCAGGCCTGATCGGTCCGCAGTTCGTGCGACAGGCGCTCCCGGCTGGTCGGGGGCGCCTGTCGGCGTATCGGGACGGCCGCCGGGAGGCGGCGGCGTCCGCCCGTCGGCGCGGGCGCGGTTGAGAGCGGGAGGGGCGTGGCGTGACGGACGAGGCGGGGCCGTGGCTGGTGGTCGGCCTGGGCAACCCCGGTCGGGAGTACGCGGGTAACCGGCACAACGTCGGCTTCATGGTGGCGGACCTGCTCGCCGGTCGGCTGGGCGCGAAGTTCGGCCGGCACAAGCGGGCGGTGGCAGAGGTCGCCGAGGGGCGGCTCGGGTTCGGCGGCCCGAAGCTGGTGCTGGTGAAGCCGCTGACGTACATGAACCTCTCCGGCGGGCCGGTCGCCGCGCTGGCGCAGTTCCACAAGATCCCGCCGCAGCGGGTGATCGCCGTGCACGACGAGCTGGACATCCCGTACGGGCAGCTGCGGGTGAAGTGCGGTGGCGGCGAGGGCGGGCACAACGGCCTGCGGTCGATGTCGAAGTCGCTCGGGACGAAGGAGTACGTCCGGGTACGGTTCGGTATCGGGCGGCCACCGGGGCGGCAGGACCCGGCCGACTACGTGCTGTCGGACTTCTCCTCCGTCGAGCGCAAGGAGCTGGAGTTCCTGGTGGACCGGGCGGCGGACATGGTGGAGTCGGTGGTCACCCGCGGGGTGGAGCCGACGCAGAACCTCTACCACGGGGCCTGAGCCGGGCGGGGCGTACCGGAACGGGCTGATCCGGGCGGGTAGTCTGCGCCTTTCTGGCGTGGCGGATGCCGACGACGCGGGTCGCGGCGAGGCGACGGGAGAGCGGTATGGGCAATCCTCCGATGATCGACGGCGCGTTCGCCCGGTGGCTGGCGGCGCGGGCCGGGCAGGCGCTGGTCAACCTGCGGTCGGAGATGGGCTTCGCGGACCCGGGGGCGTTGAAGTCGGCCGGGGACAAGGTCTCGCACGACCTGATCCGGACGCAGCTGGCGCAGTGGCGCCCGGGTGACGCGGTGCTCTCCGAGGAGGACGAGGGCTCCCGGCTGGCCTGGACGGCGGAGGTGACCACCGAGGCGGTGTCCCGGCTGAACGCCGACCGGGTCTGGATCATCGATCCGCTGGACGGCACCCGGGAGTTCTCCGAGGAGGGGCGCTCGGACTGGGCGGTGCACGTGGCGCTCTGGGCGCGCAACGCGCCGACCCCGCACGGCCTGGTCGCCGGCGCCGTGGCACTGCCGGCGCAGCACCGGGTGCTGGCCACGGACTACCCGCCGGCGTACCCGCCGATGACGGTGGAGGCGGCGACCTCGGGCGGCGTGCGGGCCATCCGGTTGGCGGCCAGCCGTAGCCGTCCGCCGGTTTTCCTGACCGATCTGGCCGAGGACATCGGCGCTCATCTGGTCCCGATGGGCTCGGCGGGCGCGAAGATCGCCGCGGTGGTCACCGGTGAGGTCGACGCGTACATCCACGCGGGCGGTCAGTACGAGTGGGATTCGGCCGCTCCGGTCGCTGTGGCGACGGCCACCGGCCTGCACGCTTCCCGGATCGACGGTTCTGCGCTGAAATACAACGAGGCCGACCCGCGCCTGCCCGACCTGCTGGTCTGCCGCAAGGATCTCGCCAGTCGGTTGCTTGCAGCGCTGCAGCGGCATTCCGGGTAGCCTGAGCGTTCTTCTTCACGAGTCCGACCGGAAAGGTCTGGAATCCCATGTGCGGATCCGAGCGAATCGAGCCCGTGTCATGACCGCGGCCGCCGCTTACCAGGTCTCCCACCTCGACGCGCTTGAGGCGGAGAGCATCTTCGTGATGCGCGAGGTGGTCGCCGAGATGGAGCGCCCGGTGCTGCTCTTCTCCGGTGGCAAGGACTCGATCGTGATGCTGCGGCTGGCGCAGAAGGCGTTCGCCCCGGCCAACATCCCCTTCCCGGTCATGCACGTGGACACCGGCCACAACTTCCCGGAGGTCCTGGAGTACCGCGACCAGCGGGTCGCCGAGTTGGGCCTGCAGCTGATCGTGGCCAGCGTGCCGGCGGCCCTGGCCAAGGGGCTGGTCCGCGAGTCGGCGGACGGGATGCGTAACCGGATCCAGACCCCGGTGCTGCTCGACGCGGTGGAGAAGCACCGCTTCGACGCGCTCTTCGGCGGCGCCCGCCGGGACGAGGAGAAGGCCCGGGCCAAGGAGCGGGTGTTCAGCTTCCGCGACGAGTTCGGCCAGTGGGACCCGAAGAACCAGCGTCCGGAGCTGTGGGCGCTCTACAACGGCCGGCACCACCCGGGCGAGTCGATCCGCGTCTTCCCCCTCTCCAACTGGACCGAGCTGGATGTCTGGCACTACATCGCCCGGGAGCGGATCCCACTGCCGTCGATCTACTACGCGCACCAGCGCGAGGTGATCGAGCGAGACGGCATGCTCTACGCGGTCAACGAGTTCTTCCGCCCGCGGGCGGGCGAGGAGCCGTTCAAGGCGCAGGTGCGCTACCGCACGGTGGGCGACGCCTCCTGCACCGCCGCCGTCCGGTCGGACGCCGACACGGTGGAGAAGGTGATCGAGGAGGTCGCCGCCACCCGGATCACCGAGCGCGGCGCGACCCGCGGCGACGACCGGGTCAGCGAGGCCGCCATGGAGGACCGCAAGCGGGAGGGCTACTTCTGATGAGCGTCGAGACCGCGGCCCCGGCCGCCGACACCCGGCCGGCCGAGGGGCGGCCGATGGACCTGCTGCGGTTCGCCACCGCGGGCAGCGTCGACGACGGCAAGTCCACCCTGATCGGTCGGCTGCTGTACGACACGAAGTCCCTCTTCACCGACCAGCTGGCCGCGGTCGAGGCAGTCAGCGCGGCGCGGGGCGACGAATACACCAACCTGGCGCTGCTCACCGACGGCCTGCGGGCCGAGCGGGAGCAGGGCATCACCATCGACGTGGCGTACCGCTACTTCGCCACCCCCCGGCGGAAGTTCATCATCGCCGACACCCCGGGGCACATCCAGTACACCCGGAACATGGTCACCGGCGCCTCCACCGCCGACCTGGCGCTGATCCTGGTGGACGCCCGCAAGGGCCTGGTGGAGCAGTCCCGGCGGCACGCGTTCCTCTGCTCGCTGCTGCGGGTGCCGCACCTGGTCCTCTGCGTCAACAAGATGGACCTGGTGGACTGGTCGCAGGAGGTGTTCGAGCGGATCGCCGACGAGTTCACCGCGTTCGCCGCCAAGCTGGACGTGCCGGACCTGACCGTGGTGCCGATCTCCGCCCTCAAGGGCGACAACATCGTCGCCCGCTCGGAGAACATGCCCTGGTACGAGGGGCCGTCGCTGCTGCACCACCTGGAGCACGTGCACATCGCCAGCGACCGCAACCTGGTCGACGTCCGGTTCCCGGTGCAGTACGTGATCCGGCCGCAGTCCACCACCGTCACCGACTACCGGGGTTACGCCGGTCAGGTGGCCTCCGGCGTGCTCAAGCCGGGCGACGAGGTGATGGTGCTGCCGTCCGGCTTCACCAGCCGAATCGCCTCGGTGGAGACCGCCGACGGGCCGGTCGACGAGGCGTTCCCGCCGATGTCGGTGACCGTCCGGCTGACCGACGAGATCGACATCTCCCGCGGCGACATGATCTGCCGGCCGAACAACGCCCCGGCGGTCGCGCAGGACATCGAGGCGATGGTCTGCTGGATGGACGAGACCCGTCCGCTGCAGGTCGGCGGCAAGTACGCGATCAAGCACACCACCCGGGCGGCGCGGGCGATCGTCCGTGGGCTGCATTACCGGCTGGACATCAACTCCTTGCACCGGGACGAGACGGCCGGTGAGCTGAAGCTCAACGAGATCGGCCGGGTCCGGCTGCGGACCACGGTGCCGCTGCTGGCGGACGAGTACCGCCGGAACCGCACCACCGGCGGTTTCGTGATCATCGACGAGACCACCAACCGCACCGTCGGCGCCGGCATGATCGTCGAGGCCAGCTGACCCCACGCCCCCGCCCCCCGGTCGCCCGATCCGGCGCGGATGCACGGAAAGAGTGGTTATCCGAGCGCGGATAGCCACTCTTTCCGTGAATGAGGCACCGGGGGTGCGCGAGGGGTCAGTCCAGGCGGTGGGCGCCGGCGGCCGGGATGACCGTGACGTGGGTGGGGGGCGGGAAGCCCCGGTCGGCGTAGGCGGCCGTCACGGCGGCGGCCACCGTCGTGGCGGCGTCGGCGTCGACCAGGGCGAGGACACAGCCGCCGAACCCGCCGCCGGTCATCCGAGCGCCGTACGCCCCGGCGGCCAGGGCCGCCTCGACCGCGGTGTCGATCTCGGGCACGGTGATCTCGAAGTCGTCGCGCATCGAGACGTGCGAGGCGGTCAGCAGCGGCCCGATGTCGCGTACCCGGCCGGCACGGAGCAGCGCGACGGTGTCGAGCACCCGCTGGTCCTCGGTGACCACGTGCCGGACCCGGCGGCGGGTCTCGTGGTCGTCCAGCCGGGCCAACGCCTCGTCGAGGTGGTCGGCGGAGACGTCGCGCAACGCCGGCACGCCGAGCAGTTCGGCGGCGCGCTCGCAGGACTTCCGGCGGGAGGCGTATTCGCCGTCGGCGTGCCGGTGCGGGGCGCGGCTGTCGATGACCAGCACGGCCAGCCCGGCGGCGTCCAGGTCGAACGGGATGTGCTCGACGGACTCGGTGCGGCAGTCCAGGAAGAGCGCGTGCCCGGCCCGGCAGCGGATCGCAGCGGACTGGTCCATGATCCCGGTCGGCGCGCCGACGTAGTCGTTCTCGGCGCGCTGGGCCAGCCGGGGGCGCCGCTCGGCGGGCAGGTCCAGCCCGCCGAGGTCGACCAGGGCGGCGAGGACCGCCGCCTCCAGCGCGGCGGAGGAGGAGAGCCCCGAGCCG
Proteins encoded:
- a CDS encoding DUF4383 domain-containing protein, with the translated sequence MAHTPVNHPARPIYRAIGGLIGLYFVVFGVLGSIGSAGNDFLAQDDTKILGQGTNLGYSLFAVLLGIVILAGITIGRNLDVAINQFLAYALIVLGLAELAFMRTDANIFNFSIATDIVLLVLALVLLMVGMYGKVGTDKEQEAFEKARLVL
- a CDS encoding ribose-phosphate diphosphokinase, with amino-acid sequence MGSIVAENRKSLMLFSGRGFPELAKEIGEVLGVAPTPTSAYEFANGELFVRYKDSVRGSDAFVVQSVTHGVNKWVMETLIMIDALKRGSAKRITVVLPYYPYSRQDKKHRGREPISARLVADLLKTAGANRILTVDLHTAQIQGFFNGPVDHLFAMDTLAEYVEHRYAGRPMTVVAPDSGRVRVAERWTDRLGGCPLAFIHKTRDPMKPNQVVANRVVGEVEGRVCLVVDDMIDTGGTITKAADILKEAGAAEIVVAATHALMSDPATERLKNSPISEVVVTNTLPLPPEKQLDKITVLSIAPLLARAIREVFDDGSVTTLFGGLS
- a CDS encoding TetR/AcrR family transcriptional regulator; translated protein: MTDGNDASTARRRAVAAAKPSSRVRMSATQRREQLISIARQIFAERGFDATSIEEVAARAKVSKPVVYEHFGGKEGLYAVVVDREVRSLLDRITTALTAGHPRELLEQAALTLLTYIEEETSGFRVLVRESPLMSATGNFSSVMNDVAHQVEHILGAEFSSRGYDPKLAELYSQALVGMVALTGRWWLEVRKPRKETVAAHLVNLAWNGLSHLEAKPGLITVRKPG
- the glmU gene encoding bifunctional UDP-N-acetylglucosamine diphosphorylase/glucosamine-1-phosphate N-acetyltransferase GlmU translates to MSQPHPRTVVVLAAGEGKRMKSALPKVLHPLLGRTLLGHVLAAAAPLRADRTVVVVGHGAEQVRAHLDEIAPDATPVLQAQQLGTGHAVRIALDAAPNATGTVVVINGDVPLLRSETVAALVEAHEHAGTAATVLAAEVPDPTGLGRIVRDSAGRLERIVEERDATPDQRALREINAGIYAFDAARLREALGKLSTDNEQGEEYLTDVFRLLNDAGEPVAVHVAADYVETLGCNDRVELAALRRLLRDRVNEGWMRTGVSILDPQTTWIDVTVAVERDAVIDQNTQLRGATVVGAEAVVGPDVTLIDTVVGPAATVLRSHAVNAEVGAGASVGPYAYLRPAARLAEKSKVGTFVEVKNSELGAGAKVPHLSYVGDATIGAKANIGAATIFVNYDGVNKHHTTVGEAAFIGCDTSLIAPVEVGAGAYVAAGSAITQDVPPGALGVTRAPQRSIDGWVARKRAGTASAQAAERARQATEGASGGAATAREGEPPHGSAETAGPASGSGDTATE
- a CDS encoding acyl-CoA desaturase, whose translation is MSTALTDPNAAGPKPLTQGQQSRGILIALWAFVVIPFLALLAAVPVAWGGWLGWTDIIIAGFWYVLSGLGITVGYHRYFTHGSFKAKPWLRVVLAVAGSFAVQGEIIQWVADHRRHHAFSDQEGDPHSPWRFGESVGGLARGLFHAHVGWLFNRELSNRERFAPDLLADPATRRVDRLFPLLVVTSVLGPALMGGLLTWSWQGALTALFWGGLVRIALLHHVTWSINSVCHVYGERPFAVRQGDRASNFWPLAVLSFGESWHNLHHAEPTSARHGVLRGQIDISARVIWLFEKIGAAWAVRWPKPERITAKLVKPVAER
- a CDS encoding DUF4383 domain-containing protein, with the translated sequence MPHFPVNHPARPFYRVLSGLIGLYILVFGVYGTFLTWGDGLFARDGDWVLGLRTNLAFSLVSVVFGAFLLIGATRRTNLGHYMNLTAGGVFLLTAILMMAVLQTTANFLNFSMSTVIVSMLFGLILLGTGLYDKVGPPEHAEDERRHRNHTISEAGTR
- a CDS encoding 50S ribosomal protein L25/general stress protein Ctc, yielding MSEVKISAEPRTEFGKGGARRTRRAGKVPAVLYGHGEKPKHIALPAREFAAAIRKGGANQLFAIEVSDGTQVLALPKAIQRDPIKDTFEHVDLLLVRRGEKVTVEVPVELTGEPVRDTLIVHDHDTLSVTADAARVPDHLEASIEGAVPGVQVTAADVKLPSGVELAADPELPVATVTAAPTAEQLEATLPEVEEAAEEAEAEVGEETTAEGAEAVAAEGEGTPTESTQA
- a CDS encoding helix-turn-helix domain-containing protein, coding for MTDSLAASDVPPDGVRRYRGRKPDLYEKALALRREGRPVGEIAERVGVSKSTAYLWTRHLPLDPELVRERRRSHSRAMTDAQWSAHRAARDAARAATVAATAAWVRRLRYRELVLLGAAIYWCEGGKAKPWRPHDCRVKFINSDPLLVTLFLRFLDALGVPRAALRFRVSIHESADVPEAVRWWAELVGVPPEQFQRTSLKRHRPVTTRQNVGQDYHGCLTVDVLRSSRLYWKIEGIMKGMADEDRRRER